Proteins found in one Geitlerinema sp. PCC 9228 genomic segment:
- a CDS encoding antibiotic biosynthesis monooxygenase: MNEFTDFLKHKFAFVAIGEFQPGKFEEAKELYSQAVSTYMQGFQGAYLLQKPGTDKGIAVIFWDSLENMQANENEEYQKILQKMNPLFACAPETDVYELVSEIPPSQPHSREPDHTV, encoded by the coding sequence ATGAACGAATTCACAGACTTTCTCAAACACAAATTTGCTTTCGTAGCCATTGGAGAATTTCAACCAGGCAAATTTGAAGAGGCAAAGGAACTCTACTCCCAAGCAGTTTCCACCTACATGCAAGGGTTTCAAGGAGCGTACTTGCTGCAAAAACCCGGTACCGACAAAGGCATCGCCGTCATTTTTTGGGATAGCCTGGAAAACATGCAAGCCAACGAAAACGAAGAGTACCAGAAAATTCTGCAAAAAATGAATCCTTTGTTTGCCTGCGCGCCAGAAACCGATGTGTACGAACTGGTGAGCGAGATTCCCCCCTCACAACCGCACAGTCGCGAACCAGACCATACCGTCTAG
- a CDS encoding class I SAM-dependent methyltransferase — translation MSATTNQEQQQKIELFNRWAPFYDRLFPTVFYQAIHQRLLAYVDLPETPQVLDLGCGTGRLLRRLSERYPQLYGIGIDPSPEMLRQARRSKPRFSKDTTPSPRLIFIQGSAEAIRATTAQFDAVFNTISFLHYPHPEPVLSEVHRVLKPGGCYYLVDFVWQRQTEQVQLQAAAGKMRFYGLSKREEMGLGAGLQTIGHYTLLGPVVLTVFVK, via the coding sequence ATGTCTGCTACCACCAACCAAGAACAACAACAGAAAATAGAACTTTTCAATCGCTGGGCACCATTTTACGACCGCCTGTTTCCCACAGTCTTTTACCAAGCCATCCACCAACGGCTGCTAGCGTATGTAGACTTGCCGGAAACGCCTCAAGTCTTGGATTTGGGATGCGGTACCGGACGGTTGCTGCGACGTTTGAGCGAGCGCTACCCCCAACTATACGGCATTGGCATCGATCCATCACCGGAAATGCTGCGCCAAGCCAGGCGTTCCAAACCGCGATTTTCAAAAGACACCACCCCATCGCCGCGTTTGATTTTCATCCAAGGCAGTGCGGAAGCCATTCGAGCTACCACCGCCCAATTTGACGCCGTTTTCAATACCATCAGTTTTCTCCACTATCCCCATCCCGAACCAGTTCTCTCGGAAGTTCATCGAGTTCTCAAACCCGGCGGTTGCTACTACCTGGTGGATTTTGTCTGGCAACGGCAAACAGAGCAAGTTCAATTACAAGCCGCTGCTGGAAAAATGCGCTTTTACGGGTTGTCGAAGCGAGAAGAGATGGGACTGGGAGCTGGTTTGCAGACGATAGGACATTATACGTTGTTGGGACCGGTGGTTTTGACGGTGTTTGTTAAGTAG